The Cryptomeria japonica chromosome 9, Sugi_1.0, whole genome shotgun sequence DNA segment TCCTTTCCATATCATTGTTAAATGTTGTATGATTATTATTCTGATATGATTAATCCTTAGTAGTGTGTGGGTGCTGTGTTGAATAAATAGTGAGTATGTAGCATATTAGATAGTGATGTGCTTTTTATGGTTGCTATGTGAGTTGTGGCGAAGAATGTTATTTTTATGGTTATGGTTTAAGATTAAGCTTAACCAACTTGTATATGTTTGTACCCACATGTCTTCAAATATCATTTTTTAGTTCTCTTTTCTTTTCTTGGTGTGAACATGTACATCACCTAAGTAGGTACAATTTACTCAAGGTTACATAGAGCATATCTAacccaaaattcatttttttattaaaatttgaattGTCATTTTCCACCATTTTCTCATTGCTATCGAGTACAAAATTCATTATGTTTTTGTAATTAGAGACATTCATTTGAACATTAAAATTGGGCATCCTAGAACAAATTGAAACTCAAGAACTAAAGATATTTAATAAGAACAATTTACTTTCAAACACTAAAAAGATTAAAAATATTGTATCAAAATCAGCACTTGGATTACTTGCACATTTTGTACTATTTATTGACCTTTTTTGTGAGTTTAAGGTTGATCCAATCAAAGGGGTGACCTTAGAGAGCTCGACCTTTGTGATTCAACAATATCCCTTATGTATTTCTAAATAGCATCATTCCTTAACAATAAGCAATGAGCAATTAATGTAGCAATTGAGATATTAGAAGTTTAAATTTCAGAAACTTGGGACAACAAATTAGAGGCCTAGTGCATAATTTTTCCATTGTTAGAGAATCAACCAATGGAAGAGTACAAATCTACAAATAATTTCAAGAAACATATATAGTGAGGATATCTAGTGCTTGTAACCTAACCATTTTATTCTTTGTTACCTTAAAATATTATTTAGATTTTCATTCCAAAATTAACTGACATTAATTATTATTGTATTTGATATGCTTCCATTTTATTAGCCTTAGAAAGTGTATATTTGTGTACAACTATAAATGAAAGCCTTTTTGTCTCCACATATATATTTCAAGAAAAATTATCAAGAATTTCAATATAGAAATTTATAAACAAGTTATTTAAATGAAAGTAAAAAGTTAAAAATATTATATTGACAATTCAATAAAAAACATATTTGTTTAAAATATaagttatataatataatttaaaacttATAAACAGGTTGTTTAAATGAAAGTGATCCAAAAACACTATAAAGAATAATATAAAACAgacatatttatataaaaaaaaatgaaaaaccacTTAAAAGCATATAGAGTACAGTTTATGCATTACAGAAAGAACAGACTATCAAATTCTACAGACGGATAAAAATTGCTATACCATGAAATATATTACCCTTAATAAAGTGTATATTTCGTTACAAAAAATATAAAACAGATACAAATTTATCAAAGAAAAAATGCAAAACCACTTAAAAGCATATTGAGTACAGTTTATATATTACAAGGAGAACAGACTATCAAATTCCACGGACAGGAAAAATGCCATACTACAAATAATATTGAAATAATCGCATTCATTGAAACAATAAGCTAGAGATAAGAAGTGGCTCATCACAAAATTCTGCTTTCATAACCTAAAATTCTAAAGAACTTGATAGCAACAAAGGGGAGCTCTGTGaggaaaattttaaattcaaaaataaaactttctgTCAATACCCAACATCAAAACTCACAAGATCGAAAAGATTAAAAACTAGTCATGACTATTTAACTTCCACAAAAATCGCATCACAATATTTGGATCACATATCATGTCCTTTTATAAGAGTTGAAGAAGATTCGAACAACTACTTATGAAAATAAAATTTGCAGAAAAACAAAAACTCATAGTCTGTCATAAACTGAAATCATTCGATTGATATTTGGTCCAAACCCAATCATGCAGCCTCAGATTTCTTCTTTTTAGCCATAGCTGGACCAACCCTAATGGCTCTACCAAAACATACAAAGCCGTTCATTTCATCCAGGGCCCAGATTTGATCCAATTCATCTTCAAACCTCACAAAACCAAATCCTCTCGAAAGACCTGTAAATTTATCCATCATCACCTCCGTTCCCCTAACAGATCCATACTTGGCAGAAAACAGTTGTTCCAGAATATCTGAAGTAATAACAGGTGATAAACCTCTCCAGAATATCTGAAGTGATAACAGGTGACAAACCTCCCACAAAAATGTCGAAGGTTGATCCCATGTTTGTGTTACCATCAGCTGCCCAGTTGAGCTTGAAAAGCTTTCCCGCATTTGGAAGGTGACTGACTGCAATGTGAGTTTGCAGAACACTCGCAGCTGCTTCATGGCTCCTGAACTCCAAGAACCCATAACCTTTGGATTCTCCTTTCTTATTTCGCATAACCTTAATGGATACAAAATCATTATTGGATGCGTAACAATACCCAATAAATATTTCAGTCATCCAATACTCCAGATCTCCAATCCAGAGAGTTCTGTTTCGAGATGAAGTGGCTTGGATGGACTGTTCAGCTTGTGCTTCCATTGTTTGCCTCGCACTTCCTCTCAATCTGCTCTTCGATTGATTCAGCCCAATCGTGTAGTTATTTTATACTAGCCGAGGCATTTATAGATTCAAACCCAAGGTTTCAAAACCCTTCACAAAGGAAGGCTGCTGTGGGTATAATGAAACACCGGAATTCTAAATTGGATGCttgaaaatagatttttttttcttgaaaagaGGTTATTTAAAGAtgagatattaattaaataaaaattaataaataatgttgTTGAGTTTTATTTTAATTACTTAATTTTTAATCTGATAGAAATTTACTATTAAATTTAGCATTAAACTTGAAAACCTTTCACAAAAGATGGCATTGGTATAATGAAAAAAACAATCTAAATTCAAAATCGGATGTTTGAAAATAGAAGTTTTCTAAAGATGAGATATTGATTAAGTGAGAAGTAATAAAATCTTTTCATATTTAAGTAATAAATAATGTTGTTCAGCCTTCCTTCAATTACTGAAGTCTCAACTTGATAAAATTTTACTGTTAATTTAACTTTCAGCTTGAAAACCCTTCACAAAGGAAAGCAGCCATTGGTATTATGAGAGAGAAAAAAAAGTGAATTCAAAATTCCTGATTAAAAATGGAagttttttattgatgatatattgataagTGAGAAGTAATAAAATCATTTCGTTATAAATAATGTTGTTGAGTTTTGTGTGTTTAAAGCTCACCTTTAATTACTTAACTCTCAACTTGATAAAAAATACCGTTAATTATGCAAAGTTGGTTCCTCAAATAACTACAAATATGtatcaattatttttttaaaattcaatacCCCTCACAAAAGTAGGGTCTTCATAAAAAATTGTGTAGCTTTGGAAATCCTTAAAAAAACAAAATCACAATTCAAAGCCTTATGTTTAAAAGTAGATTTCTTATTAGAAAGAGGTTTTCTAAAGATGAGATATTGATTAAATGAGAAGcaataaaatattttcatatttaagTAATAAATAATGTTGTCGAGTCTTTATTTAATTACTTAACTCTCAACTTGATAAAAAAATTCCTCCATTGTGTAAAgatatattttttaaagaaaattcaaTACCCTTCACAAAAATAGGCTCTCTGATTATAAAAGGTACTATTTATGATTCCAAGGAAAAATATCTGCTCTTCATAAAACCTTTCACAAAGATATATTGTTTCCAATCAAAAAATGATAGTTGTAggtattttgaagaaataaaaaaatcaaaatggaATGTTTAAAAATAGATTTCTTATTCTAAAATGAGATATTGATTaagtgataattaattaaatattttcatatttaaataataaacaatGATACTGAACTCGTGAGAAGTAATTAAATCCTTTCATATTTAAGTAGCAAATTTTACATATTATATCTCTTGTGTGTTTATAGTTCACCTTTAATTACTTATCTCTCAATTCATAAAAATTTGCAGTTATATTTGGTTCCTTAAATAATTACAAGgatgtatcaattttttttttaaaattaatacccATCACAAAAGTAGGCTCTCTAATAAAGAAAGGTATAGATTCTAAGATAAGTATctgtaaattaataaaaaataattataacccTTCAAAAGGTAGGCTCTCTAATAAATGAAGTTGTCTTCAAATAGATGTTTTATGATTTCAAgtgttttttaataaatatttcatgAGTGCAGTGTCTTTAATTGAAGCATTTATTGTTTCAAAGATactttctaaaaaataaaatttattaggtgagaaacaattaatttttttgtattaaatATAGAGTGAAAAGCCGTTACATCATCATACTTGTATCAAAGTATCAAGCGATCAAACCAAAAAGATTTTGTGTATATCTAGCCCCTATGGTGAAAATGAGCCTATACAATGCCTCATACTATACATATAGTGACTCATACTTGAAATTTTACATATACAAGTAGATCTAATGTTTTAAGGGTTACAAAAAGGACCATTACATGACTCATCATACCATTACAAGAATATCCAATGTTTTAATAAATTATGTACTTTAAAATATCCACTTCAACTATACATTATGGATATATTGAAGTTTACATGAGCCTATTTGTAAAAGAGAGAACCATTAACAAACTAAATCCAACCTTAACCCACTTCCTAAGCCTAGTAAAATGTGTTTCATAAGCCTAATATACAGTAGGACCTTAAATGTGAaatatgatattttaattatttgaaTGATAAATTTGGAACCTTAGATCACTATGTTGGTAGATTGATGTAATCTCTTGTGTCCAAATGTGTTGGtttatgtaaaagtattttttctCCACAATTTATGTGATCAATTagaattaaatatttcttttaataATGCAATTTAAGATGACTGCTTATTTTATAAGCAGCAAAATTTTACATTCATGGGGCCACCAGCTccacaaaatactaaaaaaattgagcagtggctgctagccaaaataagctaagcagcagcATGGGGACCTGCCCTAATTGTCATTTATTTAATCAAAATTAACCTGTATCTGATTTGCTTCCGTTTTATTAGCCTTAAGAAAGTGTATATTTCTGTACAACTCTATATGGAAGCCTCTAGGGCCTCCACTTATATATTCCTAAGACAATGGATCAAGAATTTCAATATAAAAATTTATAAGCAAGTTCAAATGAAAGTTGAAACTTCAAAATATTGTattgacatttaaaaaaaatcatattcttTCTAATATAAATCAATTAATGCAATTTAAAATATCAATCTTTAAAATCGCTATATAATTACATCCAAAAACacttaaaaaatataaaacaaaccgCATTCAGTAATAAATTTGAAAAGCCATTAAAAGCATATAGAGTACAATTTATATATTACAGGAAGAACGGACTATCAAATCCTACAGACAGGaaaaattgcaatatcttgtataATATTAACTTTAATAAAGTGTATATTTCCTTACAAAAATATAAAACAGATacacatttattaaaaaaaaaaaaagcaaaaccaCTTATAAACATAGAGTACAGTTCATATATTACAGAGAGAACAGGCTATCAAATCCTCCAGACATAAAAAACTGCAATAATATGAATAATAAAAAAGCAAAACCACTTAAAAACAGAGTACAGTTTATATATCACAGGGAGAACAGGCTACCAAATCAATACTATGAATAATATTGAAATGATCGCATTCATTGAAACAATAAGCTAAAGATAAAAAGTGGGGCATCACAAAGCCAGAGCCGAAATACAGAAGCTTAATTCGGCTTTCATAACCTAAAATTCTAAAGAACTTGACAGCAACAAAGAGGAGCTCTGTgatgaaattttttaaattaaaataaaaaactttCTGCCAATACCCAACATCAAAACTCACAAGATCAGGAAGATCAAAAACTGGTTAGGGCTAATTAACTTCCATCAAAAATCACATCACAATCTTTGGATCACATATGATCGTCCTTTAATAAGAGTTGAAGAAGATTCGAACAACAACTTATGAAAATAAAACTTGCCAAAAAAAATCTCAGTCACAAACTGAAATCATTCGATTGATGTTTCGTCCAGACTCAATCGCGCAGTCTCCAATCTCTTCTTTTTAGCCGTAGCTTGAGCAACCCTAATGGCTCTACCAAAACATACAATGCCGTTCATTTCATCCAGGGCCCGAATTTGATCCAGCCCATCTTCAAACCTCACAAAACCAAATCCTCTGGAAAGACCTGTAAATCTATCCGTCACCACCTCCGCTCCTCTAACAGATCCGTACTTGGCAGAAAACACTTGTTCCAGAATATCTGAAGTAATAACAGGTGACAAACCTCCAACAAAAATGTCAAAGGTTGATCCCATGTTTGTGTTTCCATAAGCTGCCCAGTTGAGCGTGAAAGGCTTTCTGGTATTTGGAAGCTGACTGACTGCAATGTGAGCTTGCAGAAAACTGGCAGCTGCATCATGACTCCTGAACTCCAAGAATCCATAACCCTTGGATTCTCCATTCTTATTTCGCATAACCTTAATGGATACAAAATCATTCTTTTTTCCATAACAACACCTAATAAATACTTCAGTCATCCAGTACTCCAGATCTCCGATCCAGAGAGTTTTGTTTTTAGAGAAAGCGGCTCCGACAGATTGTTCAGCCTGTGCCTCCATAGTTTGCCTCGCACTTTAACCTAAAAGGTCTCTCAATCTGCTCTTCGATTGATTCAGCCCAATAGTGTAGTTATTTATAGTAGCCAAGGTGTTTAAACCAAAGGTTTCAAAACCCTTCACAAAGAGTGCAACAATTCAAAATGGGACATAAATAGATTTGATGTTAGAAACAGGTTATTTGATATTGATTCAGTGAGGAGCAATAAAAAGAATTATATTTAAGTAATAAataatattgttgtctttctttaATTACTTAATTCTTAATTTGATTAAAGTTTACCGTTAATTATGATAAGTGGGTCTTGTTTTTCTTTAATTACTTAACTCTTAATTTGATTAAAGTTTACCGTTAATTATGATAAGTGGGTCCTAGAATAACTATAAAGatatatccaatttttaaaaaggttttctaaagatgaaatattttttatttatttttacttaatTGAAAGGTATTCCCACAACGGGCCTGCCACCACCCAACATGCCTTGTCCTGTCAAGTTGGGGCCAAGATGAATGAGATATTGATTAAATGAGAAGtaagaaaatattttcatatttactTAAGTAATAAATTATGTTGTTGAGTCTTGTGTGTTTAACTAGCATTCACTTTTAATTACTTAACTCTCAACTTTATAAAATTTACCAATTCAAAATCCCATGTTTAAAACTAGATTTTTTTGTTCTAAAGAGGTTTTCTAAAGATGAGATATTGATTAAATGAGaagtaataaaaaaaatcatatttaagtAATAAATAATGTTGTTGAATCTTCCTCTGATTACTTAACTCTCAACTTGATAAAATTTGCCATTAATAAGGTAAAGTTTGTGCCTCAAATAATTACAATGATatatcttttttaaagaaaaattcaaTACCTTTCACAAATGTACCCTCCCCTATTAAAAAGGGTATTGTTTATGATCCCAAGGAAAAAAATCAAAACCCTCCAAAATGTAGGCTCTCTAATAAATGAAGTTGATATCTTGAAATAGATGTTTATGATTCCAAATGCTCTCTAACAATACTTCACAAAGGAAGTTTGATTTTCATAATTATGTAGTGAGATAGGTttacaaatagaagaagttgtaatACATGTGATTCTATAACCAAACCAAATAAAGcctttcacaaagatagattttttccaataaaaaaatgGGAGTTGTTGGGATACAATTGAGtgagaattaattaaattttttcatAGTAATAAATAATGATAATGAATGAGtgagaattaataaaatattttcatatataaataataaataatgttgtTGAATTTGTGAAGATAAGCCCACTCTCAAATTTTATATATTGAAGTTCACCTTTAATTACTTAACACTCAATAGATACATTACGATTAAATTCGGTTCCTTAAATAACTACAAAGATATATCAAATCTGTAAAAAAAATCAATACCCTTCACAAAATTAAGCTCTCTAATAAAGAAAGGTATAGATTCGAAGATAACTATCTACGATTCCAAGAAAAATAATTGGAACTCTTCTAAAGACAGGCTTTCTAATAAATGAAGTTGTCTTCAAATAGATGTTTATGATTCCAAGTGCCTTTTTTTAAATACTTCCTAAATGTAGTGCCTTTAATTAGAACATTTTAAAGATACTTTGACTTTCTAAAAATGAGAGATTGATTAGGTGAGAAACAATTAATTACTTttctaaatataaataatatatgatTGGGTTAACAATTATGGATATCAATGGGGGGTGCCTTGCAAGCAGGTTAGATAACTTTGTATCCCCTTTTTTTGTTTCCCCATGCATGAAGGATATGTGGTGTTGGGTTAGGGACAAACTGGTCAAGAAGCTTAACAAGTGGCACAGGCATTACCAATCCCTAGCAAGGAGGATCTAGGTGTGCCAGAAGATCCTTTCTTCATATACCATCGACTATGCATTGGTGTGGATATTTTGTAATTACCAAATGCTTGAGGTGCAGAAAGTTATAAGGAACTTCTTATGGTCGGATGGGAGAGGTGGTAGGAAGCAACATTTTGTTAAATGGGAATGGTGCTAAAGGGAGAAGAAAGATGGTGGTCTGGGGCTTAAAAGTTTAATAATTCATGGGATAGCACTTGCAGCCAAATGGATCTTCCACTCTCTTAGTGGCAATGAGCAATGGAAAGTCCTAGTTAGGAATAACATCATGATGGCAGTACCCAAGTAGGCCAAGGCATGGAAGAATCTCCCCTTTAGTGACCTTGTTGCTAGGAATTTCTTGGTATCTGTCCTAGGCTCCTTATTATTCAATACCATTTGGAAGGCATGGGAGTATGTAAGGGTGCAAATCTCTAATTGTAGGGTCAGAAGAAGTCTCTCTATTAGTGGTGAGAGGTCCATTTGGTGGAACTTGTTTCATAAAGGGAAACCCCTTGCTCTTGTTCAAGGGTGCTCAACTAAGAATTGGGATAACAAAGGTATTAAGTGCTTTAAAGACCACATCAATAGGAAATGATTGATACCTTGGGATGAGTTATCCTAGACCTTCTCCCTACCTGCATCTAATTGGAGAACCTACTCCATTTTAAGGG contains these protein-coding regions:
- the LOC131043916 gene encoding polyadenylate-binding protein RBP45-like, with protein sequence MEAQAEQSIQATSSRNRTLWIGDLEYWMTEIFIGYCYASNNDFVSIKVMRNKKGESKGYGFLEFRSHEAAASVLQTHIAVSHLPNAGKLFKLNWAADGNTNMGSTFDIFVGDILEQLFSAKYGSVRGTEVMMDKFTGLSRGFGFVRFEDELDQIWALDEMNGFVCFGRAIRVGPAMAKKKKSEAA
- the LOC131043914 gene encoding polyadenylate-binding protein RBP47-like, with the translated sequence MEAQAEQSVGAAFSKNKTLWIGDLEYWMTEVFIRCCYGKKNDFVSIKVMRNKNGESKGYGFLEFRSHDAAASFLQAHIAVSQLPNTRKPFTLNWAAYGNTNMGSTFDIFVGGLSPVITSDILEQVFSAKYGSVRGAEVVTDRFTGLSRGFGFVRFEDGLDQIRALDEMNGIVCFGRAIRVAQATAKKKRLETARLSLDETSIE